The window CCGCGATCCCGGGCGCTACACGCTCCGACGCTCCGGCGCGGTGCCGTGGATGGTGGCCACGCTCGACCGCGAGATCGTCCAGGCCGATGGCCAGTCCGTGCCGGCGGTGCTGGAGATGAAGCTCCGGAGCTACGTCAAGCCCGGCGCGTGGGAGGACGAGCCGCCCGTCGACGTGCTGGTACAAGTCCAGCATCAGCTCGCCGTGACGGGCTGGGCGTGGGCGGCGGTGACGGTGCTGATCGGCTACCACACGTTCCGCCGGTTCGTGGTGCCGCGCCACGAGGCGTTCATCGCGAAGCTGATCCCGGCGGAAGCGGCGTTCATGGAGCGCCTGCGCACGAAGACGCCCCCGCCCGCCGATGCGACCGAGGCCACGCGCGCGGTGCTGCGCGCCCTCTACCCGCGCGAGACGCCGGGCCTCGTGGTGGACCTTCCCGCCGAGGCGATGGCGTGGGACCAGGACCTCCTCGACGCCAAGGCCGAGCTCGCGCGCTGGGGCGAGATCAAGCACGCCGCCGAGAACAAGCTGCGCGCCGCGCTGGCCGACGCGGAGACCGGCGTTCTCCCCAATGGCGCGATCTATACCTACACCGCCGCCGAGCGCGCGGGCTACACGGTGGCGCCGACCGTCGTCCGCACCCTCCGGCGCAAGGAGAGCAAGGCATGACCGAGATGACGTCCGCCAAGAAAGACAAGACCGAGGGCGAGCCCGACGAGCTCATCACGGACGCGGCGACCGATCTCTCCGCGCTGCCCGCACTCAGCCGCGCGGAGATCGACATCCAGATCGCGACGGCGAAGCGGTGGCCCCGGTCCATTGTCGCCTTCAAGAAGCAGGCGCTCGAGCTGGCGACCCTCGACGAGGAGACCGCGGGGGCCTGCTTCTACGCGCTCCCCCGCGACGGCAAGCGCATCGAAGGCCCCTCGATTCGGCTCGCCGAGATCGTCGCCTCGACGTGGGGCAATCTCCGCGTCGGGGCCCGCATCCTCGACGTGACCGATCGCGTGGTGATCGGGCAGGGGGCCTGCTTCGACCTCGAGAAGAACCTGGCCGCCTCGGTCGAGGTCTCGCGCCGCATCACGAACCGCGCGGGCAAGCGCTATTCCGACGACATGGTGAACACGACCGCCCAGGCGGCGATGTCGATCGCGCTCCGGAATGCGATCTTCCGGGTCGTCCCGTTCGCCATCGTCAAGGATGTCTACGAGGCGGCGAAGCTCGTCTCGCTCGGCAAGGGGCTCACGATGGAGCAGAGCCGGGCCAAGTGCGTCGGCGCCTTCGCGAAACTCTGGCCCGCGCTCACGCCCGAGGTGCTCTGGCGCCTGGCCGGGAAGACGGGACCCGAGGACATCGGCACGGATGAGCTCGTTCAGCTCCGGGGCCTCTTCACCGCGCTCAAGGACGGCGAGACCTCGCTCGAGGAGGTCCTGCGCCAGATCGATCCGTCCCCTCCGCTGGGCGGGAAGAAGGCGGCCGGCGGTGCCTCGGCGCTCGACGCCCTGGCCGATT is drawn from Candidatus Methylomirabilota bacterium and contains these coding sequences:
- a CDS encoding YqaJ viral recombinase family protein encodes the protein MTHQLDLIATPDTSDVEDYRTEREWLAVRRTALGASEAAAVLGVSPYKGPMSLFAEKLELGEPEARTEAQEWGLVMEPKMAERYVRDTGHVLRDPGRYTLRRSGAVPWMVATLDREIVQADGQSVPAVLEMKLRSYVKPGAWEDEPPVDVLVQVQHQLAVTGWAWAAVTVLIGYHTFRRFVVPRHEAFIAKLIPAEAAFMERLRTKTPPPADATEATRAVLRALYPRETPGLVVDLPAEAMAWDQDLLDAKAELARWGEIKHAAENKLRAALADAETGVLPNGAIYTYTAAERAGYTVAPTVVRTLRRKESKA